Proteins encoded by one window of Lepeophtheirus salmonis chromosome 3, UVic_Lsal_1.4, whole genome shotgun sequence:
- the LOC121114370 gene encoding uncharacterized protein — protein MNNKQLGLFLTFISLVLSTSATCPTTSGETCVFPFVYSGITFDNCTTLDFSGTFWCSTNNSQTTLEVLDYGICDLSNCTLEVTPGSNCTTVDGNYCDFPFKYNGVSYEGCTNVDNGDEYWCSTRNYPNGAVHLYGNCKSECPRHSTVPANSCGSTNGNPCVFPFVYNGITYNNCTTIENSGVYWCATKVDDTEKMIEYGNCNQFCTTLAPTTTTTTTTSTTTSTTTTTSVKTCPTVGNSSCVFPFVYNGMTFDTCTTLDFSGKYWCSTNNNQTTLEVVDYGTCDLSICPLEVTPGSNCTTVDGNNCYFPFKYNGISYEGCTNVDNGDEYWCSTKNYQNGAVHLYGNCKSECPRRSTVPANTCGSTNGNPCVFPFVYNGITYNNCTTIENSGVYWCATKVDDTEKMIEYGNCNQFCTSPISTTTTTTSTTSTTTTTTTPTTTTTTTTTTTTTTTTTTTTTTSTTTTTTTTTTTTTTTTTTTTTTSTTTTTTTTTTTTTTTTTTTTTTTTTTTTTTSTTTTTTTTTTTTTTTTTTTTTTTTTTTTTSTTTTTTTTTTTTTTTTTTTTTTSTTTTTTTTTTTTTTTTTTTTTTTTSTTTTTTTTTTTTTTTTTTTTTTTTTTTTTTTTTTTTTTTTTTTTTTTTTTTTTTTTSTTTTTTTTTTTTTTTTTTTTTTTIITTKALENGIKNNSGSTLSTVSTASTVTDGAKAVGSGKRRRRNVLYSHVRNI, from the exons atgaacaacaaacAACTTGGCTTGTTTCTAACATTTATATCACTAGTTCTTTCAACATCAGCTA cgtGTCCAACAACCAGCGGAGAAACATGCGTCTTTCCATTTGTATATAGCGGTATAACATTTGATAATTGTACAACTCTGGATTTTTCTGGGACATTCTGGTGTTCCACGAATAACAGTCAAACTACTTTGGAAGTATTAGACTATGGAATTTGTGATTTAAGCAATTGTACCC TTGAGGTAACCCCTGGTTCTA attgtACGACAGTAGATGGAAATTACTGTGATTtcccatttaaatataatggagTTTCTTATGAGGGATGTACTAATGTTGACAATGGAGATGAATATTGGTGTTCTACAAGAAATTATCCTAATGGAGCAGTTCATCTCTATGGAAATTGCAAGTCTGAATGTCCAA gacATAGCACAGTTCCGGCCAATT CTTGTGGATCAACAAATGGAAATCCTTGTGTTTTCCCCTTCGTTTACAATGGAATCACATACAACAATTGCACAACTATTGAAAATTCTGGAGTTTATTGGTGTGCAACAAAAGTGGATGATACGgaaaaaatgatagaatatGGCAATTGTAATCAGTTTTGTACAA cacTAGCACCGACAACCACAACAACTACAACTACTTCTACAACTACTTCTACAACAACGACTACCAGTGTAAAAACCTGTCCTACAGTTGGTAATAGTAGTTGTGTCTTTCCATTTGTATATAACGGTATGACATTTGATACATGTACAACTCTGGATTTTTCTGGGAAATACTGGTGTTCCACGAATAACAATCAAACTACTTTGGAAGTAGTAGACTATGGAACTTGTGATTTAAGCATTTGTCCGc TTGAGGTAACCCCTGGTTCTA attgtACGACAGTAGATGGAAATAACTGTTATTtcccatttaaatataatggaatTTCTTATGAGGGATGTACTAATGTTGACAATGGAGATGAATATTGgtgttcaacaaaaaattatcagaatGGAGCAGTTCATCTCTATGGAAATTGCAAGTCTGAATGTCCAA gacgTAGCACAGTTCCGGCCAATA CTTGTGGATCAACAAATGGAAATCCTTGTGTTTTCCCCTTCGTTTACAATGGAATCACATACAACAATTGCACAACTATTGAAAATTCTGGAGTTTATTGGTGTGCAACAAAAGTGGATGATACGgaaaaaatgatagaatatGGCAATTGTAATCAGTTTTGTACAA GTCCCATATCCACAACAACCACCACAACATCTACGACCTCTACCACTACGACAACAACGACGCCAACAACAACGACAACAACCACgacaactactactactactacaactACGACCACTACGACGACCACTTCGACAACTACGACAACCACAACAACGACGACCACTACTACTACAACAACCACCACAACAACGACGACCagtactactactactacaacgACAACAACCACGACCactactactacaacaacaaccacTACTACTACAACAACCACCACAACAACGACGACCagtactactactactacaacgACAACAACCACGACAACTACTACTACAACGACAACAACCACGACAACTACTACTACAACTACGACCACATCTACAACTACGACAACCACAACAACTACGACCACTACTACTACAACAACCACCACAACAACGACGACCagtactactactactacaacgACAACAACCACGACAACTACTACTACAACTACGACCACAACCACGACGACCACATCTACAACTACAACAACCACAACAACTACGACCACTACTACTACAACAACCACCACAACAACGACGaccactactactactacaaccACAACAACCACGACAACTACTACTACAACGACAACAACCACGACAACTACTACTACAACTACGACCACAACTACGACGACCACATCTACAACTACGACTACCACAACAACTACGaccactactactactacaaccACAACAACTACTACTACAACAATCA TAACTACTAAAGCACttgaaaatggaataaaaaataacagtgGGTCAACTTTATCAACAGTATCAACAGCATCAACAGTAActg